The Sorex araneus isolate mSorAra2 chromosome 5, mSorAra2.pri, whole genome shotgun sequence genome has a segment encoding these proteins:
- the RPA2 gene encoding replication protein A 32 kDa subunit, with amino-acid sequence MWNSGFESYGSSYGGGGGFTQSTGGFGSPTSTQPEKKSRSRAHHIVPCTISQLLSASAIDDAFKIGHVEISQVCVVGIIRHAEKAPTNIVYKIDDMTAAPMDVRQWVDTDDPSGENTVVPPETYVKVAGHLRAFQNKKSLVAFKVIPLEDMNEFTTHILEVVNAHMILNKAHSQPSGGRAPIGYPGMTGMSDAGNFGGNNFMPINGLTAIQNQVLNLIKACPRPEGLNFQDLKSQLQHMSVSAVKQAVDFLSNEGHIYSTVDDDHFKSTDAD; translated from the exons ATGTGGAACA GTGGGTTTGAAAGCTACGGCAGCTCCTACGGGGGAGGCGGCGGCTTCACACAGTCCACTGGGGGCTTCGGATCGCCGACGTCCACCCAGCCCGAGAAGAAATCG AGATCCCGAGCACACCACATtgtaccctgtactatctctcagctcctctctgcctctgcaATTGATGACGCATTCAAAATCGGCCATGTTGAGATTTCACAG GTTTGTGTTGTGGGGATAATCAGACATGCAGAGAAAGCTCCAACCAACATCGTGTACAAAATAGATGACATGACAGCTGCACCCATGGATGTTCGCCAGTGGGTTGACACAGAC GACCCTAGTGGGGAAAACACTGTGGTTCCTCCAGAAACATACGTGAAAGTGGCCGGTCATCTGAGAGCATTCCAG AACAAAAAAAGCCTTGTCGCCTTTAAGGTCATTCCCCTGGAGGATATGAATGAATTCACCACACATATTCTGGAAGTGGTCAATGCGCACATGATTCTGAACAAGGCTCACAGCCAG CCCTCAGGAGGGAGAGCACCTATAGGCTATCCAGGAATGACAGGAATGAGTGATGCCGGGAACTTCGGTGGAAATAACTTCATGCCAATAAATGGCCTCACTGCTATCCAAAACCAG GTGCTCAATTTGATTAAGGCTTGCCCAAGACCTGAAGGCCTGAACTTTCAGGATCTGAAAAGCCAGCTCCAACACATGAGTGTAAGCGCAGTCAA gcaAGCAGTGGATTTTCTAAGCAACGAGGGACACATCTATTCCACTGTGGATGACGATCATTTTAAATCCACGGATGCAGATTAA